The sequence TCCAGCCGCGCGGTTCGGCGGCGATGCCCTGAGGGTCGATGAGCAGCGTCGCGTCCCATTCCAATCCCTTGGACTGGGTCGCGGTGAGCACCGGCACATCACTGAGCACGGCTGAGAGTTCGGCGATGCGGGTCGCGGGGGCGATGACGCCGACCGTGCCGCCGTGCCACCGGAGCCGCAACTGCCGCACCGCTTCGACGGCGGCGCCGGCAAGCTCAGCGGGGGTGATGGCGAGCTCCCAGGGGGCGATGCCGGAGGAACGGACCGCTCGTGGCGGCGTGTTGTGGCTGCCAGCCCTCTTCAAGACCGGTTCGGTGAGGTCCATGACCTCGCGCGGGGTCCGGTAGCAGATGGTGAGTTCCGCGCCGGTCCAGCGGTCTCCGAAGGCAGCCTGCACCGCTTGTGCCCACGTGGTGTGCCGGTGGGCTGCCTCGGCCTGGTCGATGTCGCCGACGGCGGTGATGGAGCGACTGGGACAACGCCGGAGAACCATCTGCCACTGCATCTCGGACAGCTCCTGCGCCTCGTCGATGACGACGTGGCCGTACACCCAGCCGCGCTGGCGGCGAGCCCGTTCGGCGAGGAACTCGCCCTGTGGTTGAGGGGTGTCGACCTCGCCGAGCAGGTCGGCGAGGGCGTCGAGCAGCGGGATGTCGCTTGATGCCCAGGGGGCGGGCTCGGCGGCGACGGCGGTGATCTCCTCGGGGGACAGCTGCGGGGTGAACCGGGCCAGCAGGGCGCGGTCGGTCAGGAAATCACCCAGCAGGGTCTCGGGGTCGAGGGTGGGCCACCATGCCTCGATGAACCGGGCGATGGTGGCGTTCTCGGCGATACGACAACGGAGCTGCTCGACCTCCTCCTCGGAAAGTAGTCCGTCGACGTCACTGCCGGTGGACGTCCGGGTGGGCTGGTGGTCCTGCTCCATGCTCCTGTCGACGCGGGCGAGGATGTCCTCGAAGCCCTCCTCCATCTCTTCCATCAGCGCCTCGCGCTGCTCGGCGACGACATCGGCAAGGAGGTGGTGCAACTGCTCGGCGAACACCGCGCGGGCGCGGTGGTACGGGCGTCCCTGCACCGCCGAGGCGAGCGCCTGCGCCACCGTTGCGGGCGGGATGACGTAGAAGTCGCCCTCCCAGCGCAGCTTCAGCTCGCGCGGCCGGGGGAGCAGCGACGCGACGTAGCTTTCGAGCGCGGGCTGCCAGAGGGCGCGGCCCTTGATCTCGGCGAGAAGCCGACTCTCGTCGCGGCCCACCTGGACGTCGGCCAGCAGCGTGTCGCAGGTCGCCGAGACGACGGCGGTCTCACCGAGCGCGGGCAGCACCTGGGCGATGTACTGGAGGAACCGCGGCGACGGGCCCAGGACCAGGACCGCCTGGTCGGCCAGCTTGCGGTAGGTGAACAGCAGGTACGCGACGCGATGCAGGGCCACCACGGTCTTGCCCGTGCCGGGACCGCCCTGGACGACCAGCGGGCCGGTCGCCTCCGCCCGGATGATGTCGTCCTGTTCGCGTTGCAGGGTGGAGATCGCCGTCGACATGTGACCGGTGCGCCGCTGGCCGAGGGCGGCAAGTAGGGCGCCTTCGCCGACGAGTTCCGCCGTTGTGGTCCCGTCCAGGGGCTCGTCGTCCACGCCGACGACGGCCGATCCCGTCGTACGGATGTGCCGGCGCCGCGCCTGACCCTGTGGGTCGACGGCCGTAGCGGTGTAGAACGGCCGAGCTGCGGGAGCCCGCCAGTCCACCAGCAGTGGCTCACCGCCCTCGCCGTCGTTGCGGAGACCGACACGGCCCACGTGGCGCACTGTGCCATCAAGGCCGTCGAGGCGGCCGAAGACCAGCCCTTCCTCTGCTCGCCGTAGCTCGTCGTACTGCTGCCGGAGCATGCGCTGCCGAGCCCGCTCCAACGCGTCCTGG comes from Micromonospora vinacea and encodes:
- a CDS encoding HelD family protein — translated: MHRKSALSNGTAGVGEGAPDGQPPTSTAEGAARRSAVAEEQAFLDVATARRDRLADHLQVELSSEAQDALERARQRMLRQQYDELRRAEEGLVFGRLDGLDGTVRHVGRVGLRNDGEGGEPLLVDWRAPAARPFYTATAVDPQGQARRRHIRTTGSAVVGVDDEPLDGTTTAELVGEGALLAALGQRRTGHMSTAISTLQREQDDIIRAEATGPLVVQGGPGTGKTVVALHRVAYLLFTYRKLADQAVLVLGPSPRFLQYIAQVLPALGETAVVSATCDTLLADVQVGRDESRLLAEIKGRALWQPALESYVASLLPRPRELKLRWEGDFYVIPPATVAQALASAVQGRPYHRARAVFAEQLHHLLADVVAEQREALMEEMEEGFEDILARVDRSMEQDHQPTRTSTGSDVDGLLSEEEVEQLRCRIAENATIARFIEAWWPTLDPETLLGDFLTDRALLARFTPQLSPEEITAVAAEPAPWASSDIPLLDALADLLGEVDTPQPQGEFLAERARRQRGWVYGHVVIDEAQELSEMQWQMVLRRCPSRSITAVGDIDQAEAAHRHTTWAQAVQAAFGDRWTGAELTICYRTPREVMDLTEPVLKRAGSHNTPPRAVRSSGIAPWELAITPAELAGAAVEAVRQLRLRWHGGTVGVIAPATRIAELSAVLSDVPVLTATQSKGLEWDATLLIDPQGIAAEPRGWNGLYVALTRCTQELGQLTLTQQSAHP